The window GTGGGCTACCAATCCCTCTTCTATTGAGAGGTTATAGTTAATGTTATTAGAGTTCAGTTTATAGGTAATTTGTTTCACTAGTGGTGCTAGGGTTGCGATTTCATGGCCTTCTAGGTCGCTGAGGTGGATTTTTTGGTACTTTGGCATAATCCAGGCCTCCATTTGCCACTGCGGTGCATAGGGAGAAAAAGCTAGCCAGTCATTATTTTCGGCGATAATACGAAGGTTCTCACGTTTTTCAAAGTGAATAATATCATCATATGGGTCACGACTATTGTCTAGTACGAATTTTTGGATGGTGTGGGCTTCTTCGCGCAGTCGAGGCGGCTCAAATGGTAGTGCAAAAATCTGAGAATGGGCATGCGCCAGTGAAGCACCTGCTTCATAGCCATCATTTCGAAAGATACTGACGTATTTAATGTGCGGCATGTCATGGAGAGCTTGAGAACGAGCTTGGTAGGTGAGGAGTATTTTTTCAATTTGCCCAACTGGTAATTCACCAAGTGCGGTATTACGTAGAGGGGTATCAATTACAATTTCTTGTGAGCCGTAGGCGTCAGGATTATCTATGGTGAGAGCAGGGAACTTATTGGCTACAACTTTTACAGCCCAGCCATCACCCCGTTCATTTGGGAGGGTATAGATTTCCTCTTGCAGGTCAAGACGAGGTGAACTGGAGGTCTCCACTAGGGGATGGTCGCTACTGACGGCATCATAGGGGCGCCCGGCACGTTTGGGTGCAATGAGAACATAATAATCGTGTATATAATCACGCCGAACCTCTGTTTTCATACCTTCTGTTTTTAAGTCTAATTGGTTATGCGATGAAGATGTGCTATTGGTGGACGATCCTTGCAGTGAGGATTCTTCAGGAGTATTGAATGGCTGTATTGGGGTTGGTGTAAAGTTGTTCATTACACTTATGATACCCGAAGCAGAGATAAAACGTAAGTACTATGAGTCTTGCGTAAGCCTTGCCGCAAGAAAGTGGAGGATAGTATAAGCTGCTTCAGGATGGCTAATCTCCGTCAGACGAGCAACATAGGCTTGGTAGTCTTTTTGAATCTCGCTAATAGCCGTGATAATTTCACTGCTTTTGCGAGCAATATGGCCAATTTTATAGCGTTCAACAAGCTCAGCGTTGCCTTCTTCTTGACCAGGGATAACTTTATTGATGATAAGTGGTTTTTTAGCAGCTATACATTCCATAACTGTCGAACCACCAGCTTTAGTAATGACGATGTCGCTTGCTTTAATGAGCTGTGGCATATTATTTGTCCAGCCAATTAGGTGTCTATTGGGGGTTTCCCAGAAATTATATTCTTTAATTTGACGATGTAATTCTTTATCTCGTCCAGTAACAACGACGAGAGTCATTTCAGGATAATGAGTGTCGATAGCTCGTATCACACGCAGTACATAAGGGGCGCGTAGGGCAGATGCACTGAACAATATTATTTTCCTATCTATTGATATGTGTTTTTTACTTAGTATTGATGTAATATCCTCATCATTATTCATAAAACTTTCATGCACAGGGTAGCCAAGAGAGAATATTTTATTATTACTTACACCAAGCTGATGGAGGCTAGAGGCTGTTGGTTCGTTAGCCACCAGATAAAAATCGCTATCAGGAATTGTCCAGGATGAATGAACTGAGATAGAGTCTGTAATGAGTGTAGCAAATTCTAGATTAGGAAATGACTTCTTTGAAATTTGCAAAGCCAGGTATTGCCAGACCGGATAGTTTGAAATTATAAGATCTGGATTATATGAAGATAGGAGGTTTTTAAGATGATTTTGCCTTAACGGGTAGCTCAGTAAGTTAGCAAGCCGAATTGGTGTATGGGTGATGTCGGTCGAAACATACATCCATTTATAAAGGGCGGGAAGGTGTTTTGTATTGATTTCGTATAGTTTCTTCGATGTTTTATTAAATAGTTTGCCAATTTCTTCAGAAAAATCGATAATTTTTACATCAATCAATAGCTCAGGGTGGTTGATAGCGACATTTTTTAAGGCCTTAGCTGTTGCGAGATGCCCCTGGCCAAATGATGATGATAGAATGAGTATTGTTTTTTTTACATCTTTACTCATGTTCTAGACAACCCTCTGATATATTTTTTCTAGCTTAGTAGCCTGATGGTCAATTGTGAATTTGGATGCTTTTTTATGTGCGGCATCACCCATCTTTTTGCGTAGCGTGGGGTTATGGGCGAGCTTTAAGATGGCTTGAGCAAAAGGTTCTGGTTTAGGTGGAGTTAGGATGCCGGATACATCGGCCTCTGCAACAAGCGAGATGTCGGGGTCTGAATAGATGAGTGGTATATGTGCATAAGCAGCTTCATTTAGTACAAGGGCTTGAGTGTCGGTCATGGATGGGAAGGCAAAGATGTCAGCGTAGGAATATCTATCCAGGGCTTCTTCTCTAGGCAATCCACCAGTTGTAACGGCAGCTCGTGCTAGGCCTAGCTCTCGGATACGAGCTCGCATACGCGGCAGATAGGGTCCAGGCCCTACCACGCATAATCTCAAGCTGGGATCTTTCTTATAGGCTATGGCAAAGGCCTTAAGAAGGACATTCATATTCTTTTCTTGCGCAACACGCCCAACATAAAGAACCGTTGTAGTTTTATCATCTTTATTCTTAGGGGCTTTTTTACGAGATGAAAATTCTTCTGGATTCATACCGGTTGGTAAGATTGTAATAGGGTGGGTCACACCATAACTCAGAAGTTTTTCTTTCATTTTTGCGGAAGGGACTATAGCTTCATCAAAGGCATCTACTGAGGTGCGAATAAGATTTTGCACCATTGATTGATTCCACTTATCAAATGATCGCTTAGGCTTCACTCCTTGTAGTGTTTCTGGCCAAGATTTTGGCTGATTAACTACTAGTGGACCAATTAATGATGCTGTGAGAATACCAGCCCACATACCACGATAGACTTTGGCATATTCTTCATAGTCGGTGTGGTAGCTAAAAACTGAAGGCATTTTATTCTCGGACATCAGGCGCATTCCAGCAAGGCCAGTTTGACCATTGGTGTGGAAGTGGTACAGATCAACATCTAGTTCTTTTATGATTCGGCCGTATTTTGGTGTTAGGATGCCGTCGCGCAAGCCCTTATGCCAAACACTTGGGATAGATGGAAGGCGAATGACATCAGGATGGTCATTGACTGGCTGATCACTGGCTGGAGCTACAATATAAATACGGTGGCCACGTTTGCGTAGAGCGTCAGCAAAAAGATCGATGGCAGCCGTTACACCATTTAGTGATGGTGTATAAAAGTCGGTAAAAAATACAATCTTCATGAGTAGTCACCAATCAAGCTTTTGTATAGAGTCTTATAGCGATGTACTAGTGTTTCAGATGCATAGCGTAGAGCTAGCTCTTCTGATAATTTTTGTTGTTTTTTATACAACTTATTGTCTGTGATGAGTTTTTTTATGATCGCAGTAAATTCTTTATTCGTTTTGGCGTGCTGGTAAGTGCCGGAAAAGATATCTTTATATACCGGAATATCGCGCAATATAACGGGGAGTCCGCAGGCTGCAGCTTCTACTACCACGAGGCCAAATGTTTCTTGGTAAGATGGTAGCCAAAATACATCTGCTAGGTGATATAGTTTACGCGCTGTTTCAAGCTCAACAACGCCAGTAAAGGTTACGTTATTAGGTGCCGAGGCCATCATTTGCTCCATATCGGAAGTTTTATCGGCGAACTTACCAAAAGGAATTCCGCCAATCCATAAAAAATGATAGTCAGTTAGTTGTTCTGCCACTAAGCGCCAATCGGCAACTCCTTTGCGAGGTTGAACCTGGCCACTACAGACAATAACCGGCTTATCGGCCGGTACGTTAAAATGCCGGCGTAGAGAGGATAATTCATGTTCGGCTGGTCGATTAAAATTTGATAATTCAATCATATTTGGGATAACACTCATCGGTTTTCGAATACCGAGCTCTCGTAACTCCATTTCTGTATTAGGGCTGACGCAGATAATATGGTCGGCTTGGCTATAAACAAATTTAAGATATTTTTTTGCTAGAGGTGCCCAAAGCTTTGCGCCCTTTAGGCTGC is drawn from bacterium and contains these coding sequences:
- a CDS encoding glycosyltransferase; translated protein: MKIVFFTDFYTPSLNGVTAAIDLFADALRKRGHRIYIVAPASDQPVNDHPDVIRLPSIPSVWHKGLRDGILTPKYGRIIKELDVDLYHFHTNGQTGLAGMRLMSENKMPSVFSYHTDYEEYAKVYRGMWAGILTASLIGPLVVNQPKSWPETLQGVKPKRSFDKWNQSMVQNLIRTSVDAFDEAIVPSAKMKEKLLSYGVTHPITILPTGMNPEEFSSRKKAPKNKDDKTTTVLYVGRVAQEKNMNVLLKAFAIAYKKDPSLRLCVVGPGPYLPRMRARIRELGLARAAVTTGGLPREEALDRYSYADIFAFPSMTDTQALVLNEAAYAHIPLIYSDPDISLVAEADVSGILTPPKPEPFAQAILKLAHNPTLRKKMGDAAHKKASKFTIDHQATKLEKIYQRVV
- a CDS encoding glycosyltransferase; the protein is MSKDVKKTILILSSSFGQGHLATAKALKNVAINHPELLIDVKIIDFSEEIGKLFNKTSKKLYEINTKHLPALYKWMYVSTDITHTPIRLANLLSYPLRQNHLKNLLSSYNPDLIISNYPVWQYLALQISKKSFPNLEFATLITDSISVHSSWTIPDSDFYLVANEPTASSLHQLGVSNNKIFSLGYPVHESFMNNDEDITSILSKKHISIDRKIILFSASALRAPYVLRVIRAIDTHYPEMTLVVVTGRDKELHRQIKEYNFWETPNRHLIGWTNNMPQLIKASDIVITKAGGSTVMECIAAKKPLIINKVIPGQEEGNAELVERYKIGHIARKSSEIITAISEIQKDYQAYVARLTEISHPEAAYTILHFLAARLTQDS
- a CDS encoding DUF4921 family protein; this encodes MKTEVRRDYIHDYYVLIAPKRAGRPYDAVSSDHPLVETSSSPRLDLQEEIYTLPNERGDGWAVKVVANKFPALTIDNPDAYGSQEIVIDTPLRNTALGELPVGQIEKILLTYQARSQALHDMPHIKYVSIFRNDGYEAGASLAHAHSQIFALPFEPPRLREEAHTIQKFVLDNSRDPYDDIIHFEKRENLRIIAENNDWLAFSPYAPQWQMEAWIMPKYQKIHLSDLEGHEIATLAPLVKQITYKLNSNNINYNLSIEEGLVAHQRITLKFKGRNVVSPWGGLEVSTGVIINTIPPEASAEWYR
- a CDS encoding glycosyltransferase family 4 protein, which encodes MKPISVNVVSESVFTVRGHGVHTAFEEHVSALKKYTPYSVKINSKRPSDIVHVHTVGPYGWRKFKLAKQGRIINAHVTPGSFIGSLKGAKLWAPLAKKYLKFVYSQADHIICVSPNTEMELRELGIRKPMSVIPNMIELSNFNRPAEHELSSLRRHFNVPADKPVIVCSGQVQPRKGVADWRLVAEQLTDYHFLWIGGIPFGKFADKTSDMEQMMASAPNNVTFTGVVELETARKLYHLADVFWLPSYQETFGLVVVEAAACGLPVILRDIPVYKDIFSGTYQHAKTNKEFTAIIKKLITDNKLYKKQQKLSEELALRYASETLVHRYKTLYKSLIGDYS